The following are encoded together in the Bacillus sp. NP157 genome:
- a CDS encoding DUF2461 domain-containing protein: MPHTAYFSPATFKFFKSLARNNNREWFHDHKADYERHVRDPFIALITDLQAPLAKISPHYRADPRKVGGSLYRLHRDTRFANDKQPYKNWQGSRFFHERRHEIQAPGFYLHIQPEGCFVGGGMWHPEPPVLKKLREFLSDNPDAWKRATHTKAFQERFGWWGESLVRPPRGYDPNHELIEDLKRKNYAAGRDFDEAMACSTELLPFIVDNFKRLAPMVDYLCAAQELEF; encoded by the coding sequence ATGCCGCACACCGCCTACTTTTCGCCCGCTACCTTCAAGTTCTTCAAGTCGCTCGCGCGCAACAACAACCGCGAGTGGTTCCACGATCACAAGGCCGACTACGAACGCCACGTGCGCGATCCGTTCATCGCGCTGATCACCGACTTGCAGGCGCCGCTGGCGAAGATCAGCCCGCACTACCGCGCCGACCCGCGCAAGGTCGGTGGCTCGCTCTATCGGCTGCACCGCGATACGCGCTTCGCCAACGACAAGCAGCCGTACAAGAACTGGCAGGGCTCGCGCTTCTTCCATGAGCGCCGCCACGAGATCCAGGCGCCCGGCTTCTACCTGCACATCCAGCCCGAAGGTTGCTTCGTCGGCGGCGGCATGTGGCACCCGGAACCGCCGGTGCTGAAGAAGCTGCGCGAGTTCCTGTCGGATAACCCGGATGCGTGGAAGCGCGCGACGCATACGAAGGCCTTCCAGGAACGCTTTGGCTGGTGGGGCGAAAGCCTCGTCCGGCCGCCGCGTGGCTACGATCCGAACCACGAGCTGATCGAAGACCTGAAGCGGAAGAACTACGCCGCCGGGCGGGATTTCGACGAAGCGATGGCGTGCTCCACCGAGCTGCTGCCGTTCATCGTCGACAACTTCAAACGCCTCGCGCCGATGGTCGACTACCTCTGCGCCGCGCAAGAGCTGGAGTTCTGA
- a CDS encoding DMT family transporter yields MSLPARKALFQIHFCVLLWGFTAILGKLITLSALPLVWWRMLLVSVALLCVPRVWRGLRSTSPRLLLIYAGIGVVVALHWLTFYGAIKLANASVAATCIAMCPAFLSVVEPWIARRPFELRELLLGAAVIPGVALVAGGLPGDMRVGLAVGVLSALFVAFFGALNKRYIEHADSLTVTFVELGAGTVFLTLAAPLLPGAAFVLPDGHDALLLVVLAFGCTLLPFALALSALRHLSAFATQMVTNLEPVYAIVLAIPLLGEQRELGWTFYLGVAVILAAVFAHPWLHRGERAGASDIVAP; encoded by the coding sequence ATGTCTCTTCCTGCCCGTAAAGCTCTTTTCCAGATTCACTTCTGTGTCTTGCTGTGGGGCTTTACGGCCATCCTGGGCAAGCTGATCACGCTGTCTGCGTTGCCGTTGGTGTGGTGGAGGATGTTGTTGGTGTCTGTGGCGTTGCTTTGTGTGCCGCGGGTGTGGCGGGGGTTGCGTTCGACGTCGCCGCGGTTGTTGCTGATCTACGCTGGCATTGGCGTGGTGGTGGCGTTGCATTGGTTGACGTTTTACGGGGCGATCAAGCTGGCGAATGCGTCGGTGGCGGCGACGTGTATTGCGATGTGTCCGGCGTTTCTTTCCGTGGTGGAGCCGTGGATTGCGCGGCGGCCGTTTGAGTTGCGTGAGTTGTTGCTGGGTGCGGCGGTGATCCCGGGGGTGGCGTTGGTGGCGGGTGGTTTGCCGGGGGATATGCGGGTGGGCCTGGCGGTGGGTGTGTTGTCGGCGTTGTTCGTTGCGTTCTTTGGGGCGTTGAACAAGCGGTATATCGAGCACGCGGATTCGCTGACGGTGACGTTCGTCGAGCTGGGTGCGGGGACGGTGTTCCTGACGTTGGCGGCGCCGTTGTTGCCGGGGGCGGCGTTCGTGTTGCCCGATGGGCATGACGCGCTGTTGCTGGTGGTGTTGGCGTTTGGTTGTACGTTGCTGCCGTTTGCGCTGGCGTTGTCGGCGTTACGGCATCTGTCGGCGTTTGCGACGCAGATGGTGACGAACCTCGAGCCGGTTTACGCGATCGTGCTGGCGATTCCGCTGCTGGGGGAGCAGCGGGAGCTGGGCTGGACGTTTTACCTGGGGGTGGCCGTTATTTTGGCGGCGGTGTTTGCGCATCCTTGGCTGCACCGGGGGGAGCGGGCTGGGGCTTCGGATATTGTGGCGCCTTGA
- the genX gene encoding EF-P lysine aminoacylase GenX, whose translation MIGELIKQLQLRAATYARIRRFFADRGVLEVETPMLSAAGNTDPNIQSFHTRFSGHVDAGNPQRWMRTSPEFPLKRLLAAGVGDCYELGRVFRDGEAGGRHNPEFTMLEWYRVGWDDSKLAREVLDLLEQLMVQAGRTIDMVETTYQGLFRDALGVDALNDPVETLQAALGDVGLDGEGLTRDDWLDLLMTHRIQPGFTRDRITVVSDFPATQCALARIRTGEPPVAERFEVYMGPYEVANGYHELNDPVEQRARFERDNAVRRERGAPEVPLDENLLAVLGDMPDCAGVALGIERLLMVLADTDRIADVLAFPFNEA comes from the coding sequence TTGATCGGCGAACTCATCAAGCAGCTGCAATTGCGCGCGGCGACGTATGCGCGCATCCGCCGCTTCTTCGCCGATCGCGGCGTGCTGGAAGTGGAAACGCCGATGCTGTCGGCGGCTGGCAACACCGATCCGAACATCCAGAGTTTCCACACGCGCTTCAGTGGCCACGTCGACGCCGGCAACCCACAGCGCTGGATGCGCACGTCGCCGGAGTTCCCGCTCAAGCGGCTGCTCGCCGCGGGCGTCGGTGACTGCTACGAGCTGGGCCGCGTGTTCCGCGACGGCGAAGCCGGTGGCCGGCACAACCCCGAATTCACCATGCTGGAGTGGTACCGGGTGGGCTGGGACGACAGCAAGCTCGCCCGCGAAGTGCTCGACCTGCTGGAACAGCTGATGGTCCAGGCAGGCCGCACCATCGACATGGTCGAAACCACCTACCAGGGCCTGTTCCGTGACGCACTCGGCGTCGACGCCTTGAACGACCCGGTGGAAACCCTGCAGGCCGCGCTGGGCGACGTCGGCCTGGATGGCGAAGGGCTCACCCGCGACGACTGGCTCGACCTGCTGATGACCCATCGCATCCAGCCGGGCTTCACCCGCGACCGGATCACCGTCGTTTCGGACTTCCCGGCAACGCAGTGCGCGCTCGCACGGATCCGCACGGGCGAGCCGCCCGTGGCCGAGCGCTTCGAGGTGTACATGGGGCCGTACGAAGTCGCCAACGGTTACCACGAACTCAACGACCCGGTGGAACAGCGCGCGCGCTTCGAACGCGACAACGCGGTCCGCCGCGAACGGGGTGCGCCGGAAGTGCCGCTGGATGAAAACCTGCTCGCCGTGCTGGGCGACATGCCCGATTGCGCGGGCGTGGCCCTGGGCATCGAGCGACTGCTGATGGTGCTCGCCGACACCGACCGGATCGCCGACGTACTGGCGTTCCCGTTCAACGAGGCCTGA
- the glmM gene encoding phosphoglucosamine mutase, which yields MSERKYFGTDGIRGQVGSYPISADFILRLGRAAGAVLARRRAADKRTVHSNGERRDPARKIMVVIGKDTRVSGYMFESALEAGLVASGADVRLLGPMPTPGVAYLTRSLRADAGIVISASHNPHQDNGIKFFSGQGEKLDDELEAEIEAELEADFATVASEALGKAKRVDDAVTRYAEFCKSTVADDFSLAGMHIVLDCAHGATYQVAPMVFRDLGADVTTIGAEPDGLNINRGVGSTAPEALARAVVERGADLGIAFDGDGDRVRIVDKDGTVTDGDDMLFVIARHWKRKATLPGPVVGTLMSNYGLQRALKQMEIPFVRANVGDRYVLQQLKEHGGVLGGETSGHVLCLDRFTTGDGIVAALALLETLAEAGETFADARAGLVKLPQTMLNVRVEGAKAALGTETVKQALAEVEAALEGRGRVVLRASGTEPLVRVTIEAADAAEVERLAGQLADAVKSAAQAVA from the coding sequence ATGAGCGAACGTAAATACTTCGGAACCGACGGTATCCGTGGACAGGTTGGCAGCTACCCCATCAGCGCCGATTTCATCCTCCGCCTCGGTCGTGCCGCCGGTGCGGTGCTGGCCCGTCGCCGGGCGGCGGACAAGCGCACCGTCCATTCCAACGGCGAGCGCCGCGATCCCGCGCGCAAGATCATGGTCGTGATCGGCAAGGACACCCGCGTCTCCGGCTACATGTTCGAATCCGCCCTGGAAGCGGGCCTGGTCGCGTCCGGCGCCGACGTCCGCCTGCTTGGCCCCATGCCGACCCCGGGCGTCGCCTACCTGACCCGCTCGCTGCGTGCCGACGCCGGCATCGTCATCAGCGCCTCGCACAACCCGCACCAGGACAACGGCATCAAGTTTTTTTCGGGGCAGGGCGAGAAGCTCGACGACGAACTGGAAGCCGAGATCGAGGCCGAGCTGGAAGCCGACTTCGCCACGGTCGCCTCCGAAGCGCTGGGCAAGGCCAAGCGCGTGGACGACGCGGTGACCCGCTACGCCGAATTCTGCAAGTCGACCGTGGCCGACGATTTTTCGCTGGCCGGCATGCACATCGTGCTCGACTGCGCCCATGGCGCGACCTACCAGGTCGCCCCGATGGTCTTCCGCGACCTGGGTGCGGACGTGACCACCATCGGCGCCGAGCCCGACGGCCTCAACATCAACCGCGGCGTGGGTTCCACGGCCCCGGAAGCGCTGGCCCGTGCGGTGGTGGAACGCGGCGCCGACCTCGGCATCGCCTTCGACGGCGATGGCGACCGCGTCCGTATCGTCGACAAGGACGGGACCGTGACCGATGGCGACGACATGCTCTTCGTCATCGCCCGCCACTGGAAGCGCAAGGCGACCCTGCCGGGCCCGGTGGTCGGCACCCTGATGAGCAATTACGGCCTGCAGCGCGCGCTGAAGCAGATGGAGATCCCCTTCGTCCGCGCCAACGTGGGCGACCGCTATGTGTTGCAGCAGCTGAAGGAACACGGCGGCGTGCTCGGCGGCGAGACCTCCGGCCACGTGCTGTGCCTGGACCGTTTCACCACCGGCGACGGCATCGTCGCCGCGCTGGCCCTGCTGGAGACCCTGGCCGAGGCCGGGGAGACCTTCGCCGACGCCCGTGCCGGCCTGGTCAAGCTGCCGCAGACGATGCTCAACGTCCGTGTCGAAGGGGCCAAGGCCGCGCTGGGCACGGAGACGGTCAAACAGGCCCTGGCCGAGGTGGAGGCTGCCCTGGAGGGCCGTGGCCGCGTCGTCCTGCGCGCTTCCGGTACCGAGCCGCTGGTAAGGGTCACGATCGAGGCCGCCGATGCCGCCGAAGTCGAACGACTGGCGGGGCAGCTGGCAGACGCCGTAAAATCAGCGGCCCAGGCTGTCGCCTGA
- the ligA gene encoding NAD-dependent DNA ligase LigA, whose product MPQAIAPVDAVERATELRKRIEDANYRYHVLDNPEIPDADYDRMMRELEALEGQYADLAAADSPTRRVGARAHGGFAEVTHAVPMLSLGNAFEQDGENDREKYREVADFERRIEQTLGRRQPVFSVEPKLDGLAISLRYEDGVFVQGATRGDGSVGEDVTANLRTVKAIPLRLRGEGWPRVLEVRGEVIMPRAAFEAFNERARAAGDKPLANPRNGAAGSLRQLDPAVTAKRPLAFFAYAVGRVEDGELPDTHSATLAKLREWGFPVSPEVSTAKGFEGLIAYFRRIGEKRDSLPYDIDGVVYKLDDYDGQREMGFVSRAPRWAIAHKYPAQEQMTTVEAIEIQIGRTGAATPVARLTPVSVGGVTVTNATLHNADQVARLDVRVGDTVIVRRAGDVIPEVARVVEEHRPPNTTPWHMPATCPVCNSELVREEGAAAYRCSGGLICAAQRKEAVIHFASRRAMDIDGLGDRFVDALVDLDMVKTPADLYGLTVERFVEMKRRADERDGTTPETVKQGKVATKWAENLVESIEASKRSTLPRFLFGLGIMHIGESTAKTLAAWLGSLAMVRRTPAPVLRVLPDIGDEVATSIAAFFEQEGNEAVVDALLAAGIQFADEGAPSPKLRERLGLDVLLDSAKVAKLGPKSTALLAKQYPSLEALVTAGEHQWIVAGVPQAAASNLSLYLSNREHAASLARSDWAMRSLLDALPAKAAAALPLEGQTYVITGTMETLKRDDATERLESLGAKVAGSVSKKTTGVFAGEAAGSKLDKANELGVPVHTEAELIALLAEHGVAP is encoded by the coding sequence ATGCCCCAAGCCATCGCCCCCGTCGACGCCGTCGAACGCGCCACCGAACTGCGCAAGCGCATCGAGGACGCCAACTACCGTTACCACGTGCTCGACAACCCGGAAATCCCGGATGCCGACTACGACCGGATGATGCGTGAGCTGGAAGCACTCGAAGGCCAGTACGCGGACCTCGCGGCTGCCGACTCGCCGACCCGCCGCGTCGGCGCGCGTGCGCACGGTGGCTTCGCCGAGGTCACCCATGCGGTGCCGATGCTGTCGCTGGGCAACGCCTTCGAACAGGACGGCGAGAACGATCGCGAGAAGTATCGCGAAGTGGCGGATTTCGAACGCCGGATCGAACAGACCCTCGGTCGTCGCCAGCCGGTGTTCTCGGTGGAACCGAAGCTGGATGGCCTGGCAATCAGCCTGCGCTACGAAGACGGCGTGTTCGTGCAGGGCGCGACCCGTGGCGACGGTTCGGTCGGTGAAGATGTCACCGCGAACCTGCGCACGGTGAAGGCGATCCCGCTGCGCCTGCGCGGCGAAGGCTGGCCGCGCGTGCTGGAAGTGCGTGGCGAGGTGATCATGCCGCGCGCCGCCTTCGAAGCCTTCAACGAACGCGCCCGCGCCGCCGGCGACAAGCCGCTGGCCAACCCGCGCAACGGTGCCGCCGGTTCGCTCCGCCAGCTGGATCCCGCGGTGACGGCGAAGCGGCCGCTGGCGTTCTTCGCCTATGCCGTCGGCCGGGTCGAGGATGGCGAACTGCCCGACACGCATTCCGCCACGCTGGCGAAACTGCGCGAGTGGGGCTTCCCGGTCTCGCCGGAAGTGTCGACCGCGAAGGGCTTCGAGGGGCTGATCGCCTACTTTCGCAGGATCGGCGAAAAGCGCGACAGCCTGCCGTACGACATCGACGGCGTGGTCTACAAGCTCGACGATTACGATGGCCAGCGCGAGATGGGCTTCGTCTCGCGCGCACCGCGCTGGGCGATCGCACACAAATACCCGGCGCAGGAACAGATGACCACGGTGGAGGCGATCGAGATCCAGATCGGTCGCACCGGCGCGGCGACGCCCGTGGCCCGGCTCACGCCGGTATCGGTGGGCGGCGTCACCGTGACCAATGCCACCCTGCACAACGCCGACCAGGTCGCGCGCCTCGACGTCCGCGTCGGCGATACCGTGATCGTGCGCCGTGCGGGCGATGTCATTCCCGAAGTGGCCCGCGTGGTCGAAGAGCATCGCCCGCCGAACACCACGCCCTGGCACATGCCGGCGACATGCCCTGTGTGCAACTCCGAGCTGGTCCGCGAAGAAGGCGCCGCGGCCTACCGCTGTTCCGGCGGACTGATCTGCGCTGCGCAGCGCAAGGAAGCGGTCATCCACTTTGCCTCGCGCCGTGCGATGGACATCGATGGCCTGGGCGATCGCTTCGTCGACGCGCTGGTCGACCTGGACATGGTCAAGACACCGGCCGACCTGTACGGCCTCACGGTGGAACGCTTCGTCGAGATGAAGCGCCGCGCGGATGAACGCGACGGCACCACGCCGGAGACGGTGAAGCAGGGCAAGGTCGCCACGAAGTGGGCGGAGAACCTCGTCGAGTCGATCGAGGCGAGCAAGCGTTCCACGCTGCCGCGCTTCCTGTTCGGCCTGGGCATCATGCACATCGGCGAAAGCACGGCGAAGACGCTGGCCGCGTGGCTGGGTTCGCTGGCGATGGTCCGGCGCACCCCAGCACCGGTGCTACGCGTGTTGCCGGACATCGGTGACGAAGTGGCGACCTCGATCGCCGCCTTCTTCGAACAGGAAGGTAACGAGGCCGTGGTCGACGCGCTGCTCGCCGCCGGCATCCAGTTCGCCGACGAAGGCGCGCCGTCGCCGAAGCTGCGCGAACGCCTCGGCCTCGACGTGTTGCTGGATTCGGCGAAGGTCGCGAAGCTCGGCCCGAAGAGCACCGCCTTGCTGGCGAAGCAGTATCCGTCGCTGGAAGCGCTGGTCACCGCGGGCGAGCACCAGTGGATCGTCGCGGGCGTCCCGCAGGCCGCGGCGTCGAACCTGAGCCTGTACCTGTCCAACCGCGAACATGCCGCTTCGCTGGCGCGCAGCGACTGGGCGATGCGCAGCCTGCTGGACGCCTTGCCGGCGAAGGCCGCCGCGGCGCTGCCGCTGGAAGGGCAGACCTACGTGATCACCGGCACGATGGAGACGCTGAAGCGCGACGACGCCACCGAGCGTCTGGAATCGCTCGGCGCGAAGGTCGCCGGCTCGGTGTCGAAGAAAACCACCGGCGTGTTCGCGGGCGAGGCGGCCGGGTCCAAGCTGGACAAGGCCAACGAACTCGGCGTGCCCGTGCATACCGAGGCCGAGCTCATCGCGCTGCTCGCCGAACACGGAGTGGCACCTTGA
- the sbcB gene encoding exodeoxyribonuclease I, protein MAEPTFFWHDYETFGADPRRDRPSQFAGIRTDANLEIVGEPVMVYCKPPRDMPPQPAACLITGIAPQLTEREGLSEAEFAAVVHEQLGLPGTCGVGYNSLRFDDEFTRHLLYRNFYEPYGREWENGNSRWDLIDLVRLCQALRPEGIAWPTREDGTPSFKLEHLARANHLKQDRAHDALSDVEALIGLARLIRTHQPKLWDWYFALRRKQRVFELLDVAAMTPVVHVSSRYPASRQCLTVIVPLSAHPTRQGEIIVYDLTADPTDLLSLADEDVADRVFTSRADLPEGVERIALRTVRANHAPALAPLSVLKGADHARLGLDMALVDRHLAALRDAPGLAEKLRRIYGQAAGMPPAEDPELALYGGFLPDADRRLLAEVRATPPGQLGSGRFTFRDPRYAELLFRYRARNWPDTLSVDEHARWEAFRVDRLTRQGPLTTLTLADYRTELAALRLMPDAPLALLDQLDAWGETLL, encoded by the coding sequence ATGGCCGAACCGACCTTTTTCTGGCACGACTACGAAACCTTCGGGGCCGACCCGCGCAGGGACCGCCCCAGCCAGTTCGCAGGCATCCGCACCGATGCCAACCTGGAGATCGTCGGCGAGCCGGTGATGGTCTACTGCAAGCCGCCGCGGGACATGCCCCCGCAGCCGGCCGCCTGCCTGATCACCGGGATCGCCCCGCAGCTGACCGAACGTGAAGGCCTGTCCGAGGCAGAATTTGCCGCGGTGGTGCACGAGCAGCTCGGCCTGCCGGGCACCTGCGGGGTCGGCTACAACTCGCTGCGCTTCGACGACGAGTTCACCCGGCACCTGCTGTACCGCAATTTCTACGAGCCCTACGGCCGCGAGTGGGAAAACGGCAATTCGCGCTGGGACCTGATCGACCTGGTCCGGCTGTGCCAGGCCCTTCGCCCGGAGGGCATCGCCTGGCCGACCCGCGAGGACGGCACGCCGAGCTTCAAGCTCGAGCACCTGGCCAGGGCCAATCACCTGAAGCAGGACCGCGCGCACGACGCGTTGTCCGACGTGGAGGCGCTGATCGGGCTGGCCCGGCTGATCCGCACCCACCAGCCGAAGCTGTGGGACTGGTATTTCGCCCTGCGCCGCAAGCAGCGCGTGTTCGAACTGCTCGACGTGGCGGCGATGACGCCGGTGGTGCACGTCTCGTCGCGTTACCCAGCCAGCCGGCAGTGCCTCACCGTGATCGTGCCGTTGTCGGCGCATCCGACCCGGCAGGGCGAGATCATCGTGTACGACCTCACCGCCGACCCGACCGACCTGCTGAGCCTGGCCGACGAGGACGTGGCCGACCGTGTCTTCACCTCGCGCGCCGACCTGCCCGAGGGCGTGGAGCGGATCGCGCTGCGCACCGTGCGCGCCAACCACGCGCCGGCGCTGGCCCCGCTGTCCGTGCTGAAGGGCGCCGACCACGCGCGGCTGGGCCTGGACATGGCCCTCGTCGACAGACACCTGGCCGCGCTGCGCGACGCGCCGGGGCTGGCCGAGAAGCTGCGCCGGATCTACGGCCAGGCCGCCGGCATGCCGCCCGCCGAGGACCCGGAGCTGGCCCTGTACGGTGGCTTCCTGCCCGACGCCGACCGCCGCCTGCTGGCCGAGGTCCGCGCGACCCCACCCGGACAGCTGGGTAGCGGCCGCTTCACCTTCCGCGACCCGCGTTACGCGGAGCTGTTGTTCCGCTATCGCGCGCGCAACTGGCCGGACACCCTGAGCGTGGACGAACACGCGCGCTGGGAAGCGTTCCGGGTCGACCGCCTGACCCGGCAGGGCCCGCTGACCACCCTGACCCTCGCCGATTACCGCACCGAACTGGCCGCCCTGCGCCTCATGCCCGATGCCCCGCTCGCCCTGCTCGACCAGCTGGATGCGTGGGGCGAAACCCTGCTCTGA
- a CDS encoding VOC family protein — protein MLTSIHHVAIICSDYPRSRAFYTEVLGLRIVHEVYREARDSWKLDLEVRPGVQIELFSFPSPPPRVSRPEAQGLRHIAFAVDDLDAAVARVSGHGVSCEPIRVDEYTGKRFTFFADPDDQPIELYET, from the coding sequence ATGCTGACGTCGATCCACCACGTCGCGATCATCTGCTCGGACTACCCGCGTTCGCGCGCGTTCTACACCGAGGTGCTCGGCCTGCGCATCGTCCACGAGGTGTACCGCGAGGCACGCGACTCGTGGAAGCTCGACCTCGAGGTCCGCCCCGGCGTGCAGATCGAGCTGTTCTCGTTCCCCTCGCCACCGCCCCGCGTGTCGCGCCCGGAGGCACAGGGCCTGCGCCATATCGCGTTCGCGGTCGACGACCTCGATGCCGCCGTCGCACGGGTAAGCGGGCACGGCGTCTCCTGCGAACCGATCCGCGTCGACGAATACACCGGCAAGCGCTTCACCTTCTTCGCCGACCCCGACGACCAGCCGATCGAGCTCTACGAAACCTGA
- the folP gene encoding dihydropteroate synthase, protein MSFDPFAISLDCNGRALVLDRPRVAGIVNVTPDSFSDGGQHASLEAAYAHAMRLAEEGADMLDVGGESTRPGADDVSAEQEIRRVVPLIERLAAATTLPISVDTSKPEVMRAAVAAGAGMINDVFALRRDGALDAAAELRVPVCLMHMQGEPRVMQDDPSYDDVVGEVHRFLTDRLFACELSGIDRRKVLVDPGFGFGKNLEHNLALLRATARFAELGAGVYIGLSRKSMIGQLTGRTEPAARGAGSAAAALIAVQRGAVIVRVHDVAMTVDTLAVWQAVKSGDSAPRIDKPATPRWPDDE, encoded by the coding sequence ATGAGCTTCGATCCCTTCGCCATCTCGCTGGATTGCAACGGCCGCGCCCTGGTCCTAGACCGCCCGCGCGTGGCTGGCATCGTCAACGTCACCCCGGATTCGTTCTCCGACGGCGGCCAGCACGCGTCGCTGGAAGCGGCCTATGCGCATGCGATGCGGCTGGCGGAGGAGGGCGCGGACATGCTCGACGTCGGCGGCGAATCGACCCGCCCCGGCGCGGACGATGTGTCGGCGGAGCAGGAGATCCGCCGCGTGGTGCCGTTGATCGAGCGTCTTGCGGCGGCGACCACGCTGCCGATCTCGGTGGATACCTCGAAGCCGGAAGTGATGCGTGCGGCCGTGGCCGCGGGCGCCGGCATGATCAACGATGTGTTCGCGCTGCGCCGCGACGGTGCGCTGGACGCGGCGGCGGAGTTGCGCGTGCCGGTCTGCCTGATGCATATGCAGGGCGAGCCGCGTGTCATGCAGGACGATCCGAGCTATGACGACGTGGTGGGCGAGGTGCATCGGTTCCTGACCGATCGCCTGTTTGCCTGTGAGTTGTCCGGCATCGATCGGCGCAAGGTGTTGGTCGACCCGGGTTTCGGCTTCGGCAAGAACCTGGAGCACAACCTGGCGTTGCTGCGTGCGACGGCGCGCTTCGCGGAGCTTGGCGCGGGTGTTTACATCGGCCTGTCGCGGAAGAGCATGATCGGCCAGCTGACCGGTCGCACGGAGCCGGCGGCCCGCGGTGCGGGTTCGGCGGCGGCGGCGTTGATCGCGGTGCAGCGTGGCGCGGTGATCGTGCGTGTGCACGACGTGGCGATGACCGTGGACACTCTGGCGGTCTGGCAGGCCGTGAAGTCCGGCGACTCGGCCCCCCGCATCGACAAGCCCGCCACCCCCCGCTGGCCCGACGACGAATAG
- the orn gene encoding oligoribonuclease, with protein MTRAHDDNLIWIDLEMTGLDTDNDSILEIATIVTDKDLNVLAEGPVFAISHADARLQQMDAWNRNQHGRSGLWQRVVESDDSVELAEQSTIDFLAHWVHPGKSPMCGNSICQDRRFLHREMPKLERFFHYRNLDVSTLKELSRRWSPDIARGFSKDSAHTALSDIRDSIDELRYYRRFMGPMAGTIPG; from the coding sequence ATGACGCGAGCGCACGACGATAACCTCATCTGGATCGATCTCGAGATGACCGGGCTGGACACGGACAACGACTCCATCCTGGAGATCGCCACGATCGTGACGGACAAGGATCTGAACGTGCTCGCCGAGGGTCCGGTCTTCGCCATCAGCCACGCCGACGCCCGCCTGCAACAGATGGACGCCTGGAACCGCAACCAACATGGCCGCTCCGGCCTCTGGCAGCGCGTGGTGGAATCGGACGACAGCGTTGAGCTCGCCGAGCAGTCCACCATCGACTTCCTCGCGCACTGGGTGCACCCGGGCAAGTCGCCGATGTGCGGTAACTCGATCTGCCAGGACCGTCGCTTCCTGCATCGCGAGATGCCGAAGCTGGAACGCTTCTTCCATTACCGCAACCTCGACGTGTCCACGCTGAAGGAACTCTCGCGCCGCTGGTCGCCGGATATCGCGCGCGGTTTCTCGAAGGACTCGGCGCACACCGCGCTGTCCGACATCCGCGATTCGATCGACGAGCTGCGTTACTACCGTCGCTTCATGGGCCCGATGGCCGGCACGATCCCGGGCTGA